The following is a genomic window from Rhodothermales bacterium.
CGGCCTCTACTACGAACCCACCGTCGTCACGCGCATCGAAGACCAGCTCGGCAACGTCCTGTACGAGGCGCGCCCGCAGCCCAACGAGGCGTTGAGCGACCAGACGGCCTACAAGGTGATCGATATGATGCGCGAGGTCGTCCAAACCGGCGGCACGGGCGCGCGTATCCGGTTCCAGTACCAGTTGTACGACTACGACTTCGCCGGCAAAACAGGCACCACGCAGAATAGCGCCGATGGCTGGTTCATGCTCATGCACCCCGAGCTGGTCACCGGCGCCTGGGTCGGCTGGAACGACCAGCGGGTCACCTTTCGGACCAACTGGTGGGGCCAGGGCGCCCATAATGCGCTGTTCCTGGTGGGCAGCTACACCAAACGAGTCGCGGAAGACGGCCGCCTGAGCAAGGAAAAATTCCCGCTGCCGCTCGATTACGGCAGTGGCTCGTCAGGTGATTCCCAACCCCCCCAGCGTGATGATCGACGCGTCATCTGGTGACCCCATCAGCCTGTCAGACAGTGAATCGCGCTTACCGTGAAGCTACTCCATACGGCGGATATTCACTTTGGAAGCAATAGCTTTGGGCGCATCGACCCGGAATCGGGTTTGAACACGCGGCTATTGGATTTCAAACGCTCGTTCGACTTCATGGTCCAGCGCGCCATCGAGGAGAACATCGACCTGTTTCTTTTTTGCGGAGACGCCTACCGAACGGCCGACCCAACGCCCACCCAGCAACGGACGTTCGCCGAGTGCCTCCGCCCCCTGTCCGAGCACGGCATCCCGATCGTCATGATCGTCGGCAATCACGATCACCCGGTGTCGTTCGGGAAGGCTTCCGCGCTGGACATATACCCGTATCTTCAGGGCGACATCCAGGTGTTCCGCCGCGCCGGCTGGTCGACGATCCAGACCAAAGCCGGCCCGCTGCAACTGATCGCCCTACCCTGGCCCATTCGGAGCATGCTGCTCGCCCGCGAGGCGTTCCGCAAAAAATCCCCCACCGAGATTCGCGCCTACATCGAGCAGGTGTATGTCGAGCTGCTCGAAGCGTGCCTCCAGGAGGTCGACCCGGCCCTCCCGACGGTGCTCGCGGCGCACCTGACGGTGCAGGGCGCGGAGATGGCCGGCTCGGAGCAAACGAGCCTGATCGCCCACGAGCCCAAATTCACGGTCAGCCAGCTCGCGCGCCCGCCGATCGACTATGTCGCCCTGGGCCATATCCATCGTTTTCAGGACCGCAACGAAGGCCATACGCCGCCCGTCGTCTACTGCGGCAGCATCGAGTGTATCTCGTTTAAAGAGTGGGACCAGCCAAAAGGCTTCGTACTCGTCGACATCGATTCCGGCCCAAACGGAAAATCGACCCGGTATGCCTACGCCGAGACGCCCTACCGACGCTTCGTCGCCGTGAGCGTCGATGCGCGCGACGAGTTAGATCCAACACGTGTCATCCTCGACGCGATCGAGGCCCAGGCTATCGACGATGCCGTCGTGCGCATCCGGTACCGGGTAGGCGAGGCTAACGCATCTCTGGTGGATATGGACCGGCTGCGCGGCGCCCTGAGCCCGGCCTACGCCATCGCCGCCATCGAGCGTATCGTGGATCCGATCGAGCGCGAACGGCGAACGGTCGTGACACGCGAATCCTCGATTGAGGACGCTATGAGACAGTATATTGCTCAACACACACACCTGTCGGAAATCCAGGACGACCTCCTCGAACGCGGCCTCGCGCTGGAGAACGGCCTGGCGCTTAACCGCCAGAATCACGACTGACCACGCGACGCTGCCGGCGCCCCGTCGCGTCGCACCCAACCAAGCCGGAAGCATCAACCCTCATTTCGACCATGAATCCCGAGGAGATTTTTGTCACTCCCCCCCGAAAAGAAGGTATCGCGGTTGAGGCCGAGACCTTCCCCGTCTGGCCGTTCGTCGAAGCCGCGCTCAGTCTCATTGAAGCTGACGAAGTCACGCGCGATGCCGCGCGGGCCGCGCTCGTCTGCAGCGACGGCTGCGTGGTGCTCGCCAACTACCTGAACAGCGAGGCGAAGCGCGTCCCTAAAATGGACTACCGATTCAAGGTCCCCCTCCTCGTCTATGCCGCAGACATGGGGCGAAAAGACGGGCGGGCCGACTCGTTCTACGACCCGGACGAGGGCGCCCTCTACTTCGAGACCGACGAAAGCCAGTTCTCCTTCCACGTCTTTAAAGACTGGACGGTGGCCTGGGACGAGGTGGCGGACGAGGTGGTGAAGGGGTATGGATGGAGCGGGGTGGAGAACCAGACCTGGGCGCTGGACATCCTGCTGACGTACCTGCAGCTGGACCTTGGCTCCTACAACCCGCCCGCCGACGAGGTGGAATAGCCGGCGCTTACCCGCCCATCGGGTGGCGACCTCCGGGGTCTTCGTTCACGCTGCCACACCAGCCGTGGAAACCGGCCTGTGTCCAACGCGTCGCCGAGATCCGCGCTGCCTCAGCCGATTCGAACACTCCGAAAACAGCCGAGCCCGATCCCGACATGGCGGCGTAGCCGGCGCCATCTTCGCGTAGCCCATCCCGCACGCTTTGCAGGACCGGGTATCGTTCGAAGACAGGCGCCTCGAAATCGTTCACCAGATCGCAACGCCACCGGTCGAGGTCGTTGCTCGCCACGAGGGTGCGGAGGTCCGGCCGAGCCGTCTCATTCGGGACGATCCAGCGGTAGGCGTCGGCCGTGCTTACGGCCACGTCGGGCTTGACGACCACAAACGTGAAAGGGGATCGATACGGCGCGCCGGCCGCATCCACAAGCGGCGCGAGGCGTTCGCCGCGGCCGGTCCCGTAGGCCGCGGTCGGCCCGAGGAAAAACGGTACGTCGGAGCCCAGCCGGGTGGCCAGTGCGTGCAGGGAAGACGCCTCGAGGCCGAGATTCCACAGGGCATCAAGCAGGACCAGCGTCGCCGCGGCGTCACTCGAGCCGCCGCCCAGGCCGGCGCCGTAGGGCACGGTCTTTTCAAGATGGATGGCGGCGCTCGGGAGGAGGCCGGCATGGTCGGCGAGCAGGCGGGCGGCTCGGACGCACAGATTGGATTCGTCGATGGGCAGCGCGGGGTCCGAACACGAAAAGCGCAGCGAATCATCCGGCGACACCTGCAAGACATCCGCCCAGCCGATCCTCAGGAACACCGTTTCGAGGTCGTGGTAGCCGTCGCCGCGCCGGCGAAGCACGTGCAGGCCGAGGTTGATCTTGGCGGGAGCGGAACGGGAGAGCGTCACGGGATCAGGATCAGGAATCTTTGCGCAGTAGAGACCGTTATCGTACCTTCCGCGTTTCAGGTTCCATTTCGCGACGAAGATCCTTCGTAGCCATCCTTACCGTCCCGCTTATACACAGAAGCTACGACTCGGCCGGCCCCACCGCCACAACGGCATGACGCGCCCGCCCTGTATCCCCCTGGATGTAGAACCCGATTCGCATACTGATGTCGAAGCAGAAGGTCTTATTGCCGTTCCTGGCGTTTTTGATGGGAGCCCTCGTTACGATCGGCGAAGCGCGGGCCCAGGGAGTACGCGGAGGCGCCATCACTAACCGGTTGCAGGTACTGGATCGGATCGGCGCGGCGGGCCCTCCCACACGCGCCACACAGTTGCGGGAGCAACTGGGCGGCGGCGGCCTGGCTATGCTGGCGCTCGAAGGAGCCATCGACGAGGCCACGTATATACTGGGGCCCGGCGATCAACTCTCGCTCATCATCGGGGGCGCCGTGCCCATTCAGGTGGCTGTGCCGATCTCGGCGGACGGCTATCTGATTCTGGCCGAGGCCGGCGCCATCCGGGCGGCCGACCGTTCGCTGGTCGATGTACGCGACGAGGCCCTCCGCACCCTGAATACCTATTACCGGAATGTGCCGGTGATGCTCAACTTGCTGGCGCCACGCAGCTTTTACATCCACATCTCCGGCGCCATTCCAGAGCCCGGTCGTTACCTGATGTTACCGCTGGGACGGCTGGACGACGCCGTGCAACTCGCCTATGCCGCCCGGGCCTCGGCGCAGCCGGACCCCGGTGAGAACGGGGCGCTGAAAATCGCCGGCTCGGCGGCCTCGGAGCGGCCCGCGCTCCAATCCACCTTTCGGCCTTCGCTGCGAAATATCGAGATCGTCCATCGCGATGGCGAGATCGAGTCGATCGACCTCCTGCGTTATTATGTCGAGGGCGACATGGCCCACAACCCGCATCTGCGGGATGGCGACATGATCCGCCTGCCGGCGTACGACCGCACCCGCGAAACCATCCGCGTGACGGGCGACATCGCCTCCGACGCCTTCATCGAGTTCCGCGACGGTGACACCGTGATGGACATCCTGCGGCTGGCGGCTGGCGATCTGGAAGGCAATACGCTGGGCGAGGTGCGCCTGACGCGCCGGGCGCCGGACGGCAGCGCCGACACCCGTGTCGTGGATGTGGGCGCGCAGCTTGCCGGCACGCAGGAGGCAATTCTGGTTGAAGCCGGGGATCATGTCAATGTCGTCCCTCGCGAGATCGAACAGGCGGCCATCTACGGCTTTGTCCAGTACCCCGGTACCTACCCGATCCAGAGCGCCAGTACGACGGTGCGCGAGCTGCTGGCGACGGCCGGCGGCCTCAAGCCCGAGGCCAGCGTCCGCGCGGCGTATATCGAGCGCCGGCAGTCGCAAACCTTCAAGGGCGACGGGCAGGCGAGCGACCTCGACTTTTTCGGACGCGCCTACTTC
Proteins encoded in this region:
- a CDS encoding SLBB domain-containing protein, whose product is MSKQKVLLPFLAFLMGALVTIGEARAQGVRGGAITNRLQVLDRIGAAGPPTRATQLREQLGGGGLAMLALEGAIDEATYILGPGDQLSLIIGGAVPIQVAVPISADGYLILAEAGAIRAADRSLVDVRDEALRTLNTYYRNVPVMLNLLAPRSFYIHISGAIPEPGRYLMLPLGRLDDAVQLAYAARASAQPDPGENGALKIAGSAASERPALQSTFRPSLRNIEIVHRDGEIESIDLLRYYVEGDMAHNPHLRDGDMIRLPAYDRTRETIRVTGDIASDAFIEFRDGDTVMDILRLAAGDLEGNTLGEVRLTRRAPDGSADTRVVDVGAQLAGTQEAILVEAGDHVNVVPREIEQAAIYGFVQYPGTYPIQSASTTVRELLATAGGLKPEASVRAAYIERRQSQTFKGDGQASDLDFFGRAYFQQSLRENRLSISLEDALAPDAPEVVLYTGDVIVFPRDEQTVYLTGNVVQPGYLPFVEGQTADYYIARAGGQAPLSTGVYVFEAGTGEVHTTGSVIVRPGDTIFVNRVPTSDNPEVQALILSDQASRRQAGIARTQTVITGITALVSVINTYLLIRDRLNN
- a CDS encoding exonuclease SbcCD subunit D; translated protein: MKLLHTADIHFGSNSFGRIDPESGLNTRLLDFKRSFDFMVQRAIEENIDLFLFCGDAYRTADPTPTQQRTFAECLRPLSEHGIPIVMIVGNHDHPVSFGKASALDIYPYLQGDIQVFRRAGWSTIQTKAGPLQLIALPWPIRSMLLAREAFRKKSPTEIRAYIEQVYVELLEACLQEVDPALPTVLAAHLTVQGAEMAGSEQTSLIAHEPKFTVSQLARPPIDYVALGHIHRFQDRNEGHTPPVVYCGSIECISFKEWDQPKGFVLVDIDSGPNGKSTRYAYAETPYRRFVAVSVDARDELDPTRVILDAIEAQAIDDAVVRIRYRVGEANASLVDMDRLRGALSPAYAIAAIERIVDPIERERRTVVTRESSIEDAMRQYIAQHTHLSEIQDDLLERGLALENGLALNRQNHD
- the ispE gene encoding 4-(cytidine 5'-diphospho)-2-C-methyl-D-erythritol kinase, translated to MTLSRSAPAKINLGLHVLRRRGDGYHDLETVFLRIGWADVLQVSPDDSLRFSCSDPALPIDESNLCVRAARLLADHAGLLPSAAIHLEKTVPYGAGLGGGSSDAAATLVLLDALWNLGLEASSLHALATRLGSDVPFFLGPTAAYGTGRGERLAPLVDAAGAPYRSPFTFVVVKPDVAVSTADAYRWIVPNETARPDLRTLVASNDLDRWRCDLVNDFEAPVFERYPVLQSVRDGLREDGAGYAAMSGSGSAVFGVFESAEAARISATRWTQAGFHGWCGSVNEDPGGRHPMGG